Sequence from the Williamwhitmania sp. genome:
ATCTCGTCGGGTTTGCTAACGTTTCTGGATTCAAAACTCGACGAACCCCATTCGTTGATTTCAAACCCTAAATTTTTGGCATACCACTCTCTCGTTTCCTTGGGATTGTCAGAGAAAAAGAAGATCCCTCCAATGCCAGTTACCTTAGGGGTAGTGTCGTTAGTTGAAGGGGTGTTTGTGGTTTCATTTTTTCGCTCTTCCATATTCTTCGTTATTTTATTTGGCGAGTTGCAGCTTGTAAGAGCTGTTGCAATGGAGATTGTTATTACTAGCCTAATCATTTTGTCTTTTTTTACTGATGTGTCATCGTTAAGCTGCTGTAAAAAGTTCCCGTGGTTGGGAGAGCTAGGGAGTAACGGCAGCTATCTCATGCCACAGTAAAAACATACTAATGTAGTGAAAACTTTCGTGTCTGTATTAGCTGGTCCAGATGGCGGGGGGTAGGTGTAGCCTTTTATTCTCCTAGTTTCGAGGTGATTTCTTCTTTCAGTTTCGGAAGGTGATTGATAACAATGCTCCAAATTAAATCGTCAGATATCTTGTCATAGCCGTGTGCAATTCTATTTCTGGTTCCTATGATATTATGGACATTTTCTAGCTGGAATTGTTTGTCTCGTTTCAATATTCTATTAACCGCCTCTCCAATTATTTCAATATCCCTTTCAACGGCTCGTTTTGTTCTTATATCGTTAATGTATTCATCGAACTTCTTTGGTCTCTCTTCAAAGTAACTCTCTATCTCTTTTATTGATTGTAGAATGTCGTACAACCAAGTTTTAATTTCGCTATCCATAAACTAGTTGTTTTGATGAATCAATGGATTGTCTTAAATATGGATTTTTGATTGCTTTCTCTTCCAATAAATCCACATCACGTTTAAAAAGCTTCTCTAGTGATTCTTT
This genomic interval carries:
- a CDS encoding VOC family protein, whose protein sequence is MIRLVITISIATALTSCNSPNKITKNMEERKNETTNTPSTNDTTPKVTGIGGIFFFSDNPKETREWYAKNLGFEINEWGSSSFESRNVSKPDEINSLQWSPFKKGDAYFAPSKKDFMINYRVQNIEGLVSKLKANGVTILDSIATYDYGKFVHIMDAEGNKIELWEPAEADKKGGETIK
- a CDS encoding HepT-like ribonuclease domain-containing protein, with product MDSEIKTWLYDILQSIKEIESYFEERPKKFDEYINDIRTKRAVERDIEIIGEAVNRILKRDKQFQLENVHNIIGTRNRIAHGYDKISDDLIWSIVINHLPKLKEEITSKLGE